CTACTACGGCAACACGGTCGAAACAAATCCCACGAGACCGTGCGAGAGCCAGCTCTGCGAGTTCGTCTTCGGGGGAGAGTCATCCAGCCTCTTCCTGTCGACATCCCATAACGGCGGCGTAGTCATCTGGGACCACTCCGGCATCAGCCAGCAGGACGCTGAGGTGGTCTCCCAGATACTGACACCGCAGCATGGATGGGATCAGGGAGCCGTGGGCGGCATAGGCGAGCTCGGGGACACGCACAGGGCAGTCGTGCTAGAGGGGGCCGACTTCTCGGTGAACGGCGACGCCGGTGAGACGAGGCTTCTGTTCTTCGCAAACAACACGATGGGTTTCTGCGTCTACGACATCTCGAACCCGGCCTCTCCCCAGTTCATATGGCAGTGGGACGGGGATACCAGGGAACCGGCCAATTCGACAGGCGACTGGGACTGGTGTGGAACGATCTGCCCCGTCGACGGCGAGGATCTCGCCATACCGCCGCAGAGCAGCCAGTATCCCGGCAGGGCCTTCGGAATCGACCTCGTCAGCAACGAGAACTCGGGTTACATCAGGCTGTTCCTCGGCGACTGCGCAGACGGCCTGCTCTCGTTCGACCTGTCCAACTTCCTGAATCCGTTCGCTATCGATACACCCACCAGGTGCTTCGACGGCATATCCGAGGAGGTCTACTGGCCGGCAGAGGCGGAGCCGGACGAACTCTGCGGGGCGTTCGACACCAGAGTGCTGGACGGCACCGGTCACGACTACCTGGTGACCAGCTGGATGCTCCCCGGTTCGAACAGGATCGCGATTTCCGTCCACGAGATCACCGGTGGCGAGTGGTTGGCGGGAGGCGGGGGCGCCGGGTACGCCCAGGCACCTGTACCGGCCCTTCTCCAGAGAGAGTTCTCGATGATCGGATCCCGTCCGAATCCTGCATCCGGAGAGTTCTCGCTGAGCGTCCGCTCGCCCGGATCGCAGCGCTGTGCGATCTCCGTCTTCGACATCTCCGGCCGCGTCGTCCGAAGCTTCGGCATGGACCTGGCACCCGGCGAGAACGAGATAGTCTGGGATTGCCGGGATGGCGACGGCTCTGAAGTCCCTTCAGGCACCTATCTCCTGAGGGTGGACGACGAGAGCGGGAACGAGATAGTCGAGAAGATGGCGGTCCTCTGAGCCGGCAGGCTCATCGGAGCTGCGCCTTCGGGGCAGGAACCGTTCGAAACTTCCTGGACATGGCAGCTGTCTCTTATACACATCTGACGCT
This DNA window, taken from Candidatus Fermentibacter sp., encodes the following:
- a CDS encoding FlgD immunoglobulin-like domain containing protein; this translates as MPGPVRSLLAVLLVWSASSAEMLDYVSSQYLLFNGTYEVSFAPQEQLAVEANTQYINSSGYLETGPLAAMIGPAGTDALAILHQSVYVFSISATTGALTLQYSFDLTAADGRQLGCPRFMQLPYDPLNPEWCLVVPNRASETLPGSIDIIRLQKQGETAPVVCHNRLAMPTPPSGWTRLSNVYSISYVPIVSTTPYCISAEYEDEHDVNGFWSFFGLASFVTDKFVVDASGRNRVLDVYYGNTVETNPTRPCESQLCEFVFGGESSSLFLSTSHNGGVVIWDHSGISQQDAEVVSQILTPQHGWDQGAVGGIGELGDTHRAVVLEGADFSVNGDAGETRLLFFANNTMGFCVYDISNPASPQFIWQWDGDTREPANSTGDWDWCGTICPVDGEDLAIPPQSSQYPGRAFGIDLVSNENSGYIRLFLGDCADGLLSFDLSNFLNPFAIDTPTRCFDGISEEVYWPAEAEPDELCGAFDTRVLDGTGHDYLVTSWMLPGSNRIAISVHEITGGEWLAGGGGAGYAQAPVPALLQREFSMIGSRPNPASGEFSLSVRSPGSQRCAISVFDISGRVVRSFGMDLAPGENEIVWDCRDGDGSEVPSGTYLLRVDDESGNEIVEKMAVL